The Phycisphaerae bacterium genome includes the window AGGCGCGATCCGCCAGGGAACCTCCAATTACATGCGCCTCCAGACGCAGGTCTCGCTACAACACATTACCTTGCGACAGCTCGTGCAATTCTGCCACCGGATGACCGTCGATGATCCGGCGCTGCATGTCGATTCACTGCGCTGCAAAGCATCCAGTGGTTCACAGAGCGCCGTTTGGGACGTGGAACTCGTCATCGGGTACTTGATCTACGCCCCGTGTGGACGGCCCTGACTCTAAACTCTGGTGAAGTCGGGAAGGAACCTACCTCTTGAACCGGGGTGGCGGGAAATCTCCAGCGTGTGTTCCCACTGCCACAGCATTGGGTGGGTCACCTACCGATGATTTGTCCTGCTACGCTTAAGTGACTGCATCGCCCAGCCGAAAAACATGCAGTTGCAGGAGCCCTGCTTCAAGCCCCCCGGCGTTTGCCGTGTCGGCAAGGGTACTGCAGTCAAAGGCCGCATTGGCAAGGCAGGAACGATCATGGGCAATCGACTTAGCCGTGTCCCTCCGACTTTGCTCGCCGTCGCACTCATTGGATCCTTCCTTGGAGCGACCGTTTGGATGGCAGATCCGTTTCGAGCCCGCGCGGGCGGGTTCCCCGAGTTCGAATCCTACCCCGACAGTTACGTCGCCGACCCCGAAGACCCGTCCGGTGGAGGCGGACCGATTGCCCCGAACGTCGAGACGGCAGTCGTTTTCGTGATCGACAGCTCGGACTCTATGTCACCCCGCGTCGGCCCCTCCTATTTTGACCTCGCGCGAGACGCTCTGGTTCGATTTCTCGGACGTCCGCACATTCCGGCCGACGGCACACTGATGATTGGAATTGTTCAAAACGCCCCCGTGAATGCGGCGGACCATTTCCCGCTGGTTGACTTTTTTCCGCTGCACGTTTCCGACGAAGAATGGCGCGCCACGGTCCGCAGTCTCTTGGCCCGCATGGAGCCGACCCAACACGCGTCTGCCGGCCTGTTGGAATCGGGAATCCACCGTGCCTACAAGTGGCTCGCGCTCCTCGACCCCGGCGTCGATCGACACATCGTGCTGCTGACAACGGGCGAGTACCGCTTCCCATGCAGTTTCACGACGATATCGCCCGGCGATGATGATGTTCCCTATACCTGCCCACCTGTTGAATATGTGCGCGAATTCGATGATGCGGATGAAGACTGGGATGCAATTGTCGGAAACTGCTCAGGGTTCGGCGGCCCTCAACATCCCTGCACCTTTGACGCGAGTCTCACCTGTAACTGCAACCGCGCCTGCGCCATTCGGTACCAGGCCTGGAAGGCCCGCCAGGCCGGTATGACCGTCTCAGCCGTGCGACTTGGGCCCGACTGGGACCGTTCGGATCCGGACAATGACTTGGCCAACTGTCCGGGGGCGGCTGGAGAGGAATCGTCCTGTGACGCCGAGCAAGCGGTACCCTTGCCCTATCGTGACCACCTCCTGCGTCAGCTCGTCAACCAGTCCTTTCAGAATGGCACTTGGGTTGAAACTCAGGCATGTGACGGCACACCGATCGGCAAATACGCCCGTCTGAACCCGTTCTTCTGCCCCTATTGCTATGAGGAGAAGAAGCCCGTCGGATCGCCGGAGATTCTTGACCAGATTCTCGCCGGCTGGCTCTGCGAATGGCTCCTACCGGAAGGAATCTGCGACGAGTTCAACCCCGTCTCCGGTGATGAGGATTGCGACGGTATCCATGACGTATGCGATATTTGCTACCAATGGCAGACCCCCGACGGTAGGGACTGCAACCGGGATGGCGTGGGAGACTTCTGCCAGCTCGCTGGGGGCACCGACGAGGACGGCGACGGGTTGCCTGACGACCTGGACGAGTGCGCCGGAGGCGACGATTGCCTGATCGCGGAGTGGCGGGAAATCGCCGGCTGCGGCATACGGGGCCTGCCGGACCGCCCGGAATGCAACTGCGACTGCGACAACAACGGAATCGACGACCTCTGCAGCGCCGCGCAACAGATTACCGACCTCAGCACCTGCGACGAGTCCAACCCCGACCGGCCCGACGTCTGCGACGGGATCCCCGATGTTTGTAACGCGCGAGCACAGGTTGGTGAAGATGACGATACGCTCTACCTCGAAGATTTCAGTACCGCGGGTCCCCAGAACCCTGATGAGTGGCAGCTTACCGACGATGACGGCAGCGGAAATCTGATCGATCAATCCCAAGTCGATCCTTTCGATAGGAAAGCATGGTGGCTTTACCCCGCTGACAAGCCTTCGACGCGCAAGCATGCTCGGCTTGTTCAAGATCCCAACGACCAGGGAATAGTACTGGAGCTATCCCAAGACACGACCCAGGCCACGAATGGTTCATACCGCTGGTTCGTCGAAGGCCCCGGTATCCGACTCCCCGAGGAAACCATGTGCGAATGGACGGCCAATGAGTGCGAATCGAGCTCGTGCGGCAAGGTCGATCCCGGGGAATGGGGCGTCATCTCGGTCGACTTCGAACTCTACATCGACAACTCACTCGGCGGTACGACCTACGATCTCTACATCATGGAACCCTGTGTGCAGGATGAGGAGTTCGCCAAGCGCGCCCACTTGCGATTCGAGGACGACCCGGCCGACCCGGACGCGGGGATCATCTACTTCGAGCAGTTTGCCTACGGCGGATGGCAATTCGAAGACGCCGGCTTCGCAAACACCGGTCTCACGTATCCTGAGAACGAGTGGTTTCGGCTCCGGCTCGTCTTCGATCGCTCGCTCCACTACGCCGTGAGCGAAGAAATCTGCTGCGGGACGCAACGACTCGCCCGATGGACGTCACCATATGCTGCGGATGCCGTTGCCCTGCACGTGTTTTCCAGCTTGGACGATACCGTTCCTGCCTCGAGGTTTTTCTCCGAGTTGGGTCCGCCGCGCAAAAATGTCAACCGCGGCGTGCAGGTGCGCCTGGAGAGCAACAACCAGAGCTGCGACTGTAGTCAATATGGTCGGGACACGTCAGGCTACGATCACATACTACATACGGTCGACGGATTTTCACTTCCGAATCTCACAGATGACCGCATCGCCGCTCAATTGCGTGGAGAGATATGTGGCAATTGGTCCGACGGTCAGTTTGATTGCATTGGTCAATTTGACCCCTTTACAGAGGAAAGCACCATCCAGGAGTGCTGGGTGGACGCTGACCCATTGGTCCGTACTTGGCTGAGAGAACATTGCGCCAACTGGAAACTCCCCGATTTTGTTGAACACGAGCAGGTTTGCTATCCTGGAGCTCCCGATGAGCACGACATTTCTTGTGACATTCCCGACTGCGAAGACAATTGCCCGGGGATTCGCAATCCGTGGCAGCGTGACTCCGACCTCGATGGATGGGGCGACGCCTGCGATGGGTACTGGGGTAAATGGGACAAAGATCCGTCTCAAACGCAATTTGACGGCGTCTGGGGCATGTTTGACAACTGCCCCGGACATTACAACCCGGCGAGGCCTTACCGTACGGGCTCGGTTGAATGTGCCGACAACTACTGGGGATTGCCGGACGGCTACATGTGGCAGCCGGACAGCGACTGCGACGGCATAGGGGATGAATGCGACCAGCCGAGCGGAAACGGAGGCTGCCTGGAATCCTGCTGTGGACCCTCTGGCCTGAATCTAGAGCACTTCTCTTTTTTCTGTAGCGGTTTTGCCGATATTCCTTTCGCCAGGATGGCGGGAGGACTTACGCATGAGGCCTTATTCGATGGACCTGCGGGAGCGGGTGGTGGCGGCGTGTGACGCGCGGGATGGGTCGCGGGAGGCGATTGCGCGGCGGTTCGGAGTCAGTACGGCGTGGATTCGCCGGTTGCTGCAGCGGCGTCGGGAAACCGGCTCGATTGCCGCCTTGCCGCAACGGGCGGGGCGTAAGCGCGGGCTGGACGACGGGCAGATGAAGAAGTTGAAAGCCTGGGTGGCCAAGCATCCGGACGCGACGCTGGCGGAGATCAAGGCGGGCATGGGATTGTCCCTGAGCATTGCCGCGATCGATCGCGCGGTGAAGGTGCTGGGACTGACGCTCAAAAAAAGTCGCTCTGCGCGGCGGAGCAGAAACGTAGGAGGATAAAGGACGAGCGTCGGCGCTGGCGAGAGTCGATCGCCGAGGTGGATCCGTCCAAGCTGGTCTTCCTCGACGAATCGGGGGCCAAAACGAACATGACGCGGCTGCGCGGTCGCGCCCCGCGTGGCGAGCGGGTCATCGATCATGTGCCTGCCGGATGCTGGCACACCACGACCATGCTGGCGGCGCTGCGCATCGACCGGGTGGAAGCTCCCTTGGTGATCGCCGGATCGATGGATTCCCTGGTGTTCAAGGGCTACGTCGAGCAGATGCTCGTGAAGACCCTGGGCGAGGGCGACGTGGTGGTGATGGACAACTTGTCTCCCCACAAGTGCGCGGGTGTGCAGGAGGCAATCGAAGCCGTCGGGGCATCGGTGCGCTACCTGCCACCCTATTCCCCGGACTTCACCCCCATCGAACCGATGTGGTCCAAGGTGAAGCAGAGCCTCCGCTCCGCCGCAGCCCGAACACCGGACGATCTGCTCACCGCCATCGGACACGCAT containing:
- a CDS encoding VWA domain-containing protein; its protein translation is MADPFRARAGGFPEFESYPDSYVADPEDPSGGGGPIAPNVETAVVFVIDSSDSMSPRVGPSYFDLARDALVRFLGRPHIPADGTLMIGIVQNAPVNAADHFPLVDFFPLHVSDEEWRATVRSLLARMEPTQHASAGLLESGIHRAYKWLALLDPGVDRHIVLLTTGEYRFPCSFTTISPGDDDVPYTCPPVEYVREFDDADEDWDAIVGNCSGFGGPQHPCTFDASLTCNCNRACAIRYQAWKARQAGMTVSAVRLGPDWDRSDPDNDLANCPGAAGEESSCDAEQAVPLPYRDHLLRQLVNQSFQNGTWVETQACDGTPIGKYARLNPFFCPYCYEEKKPVGSPEILDQILAGWLCEWLLPEGICDEFNPVSGDEDCDGIHDVCDICYQWQTPDGRDCNRDGVGDFCQLAGGTDEDGDGLPDDLDECAGGDDCLIAEWREIAGCGIRGLPDRPECNCDCDNNGIDDLCSAAQQITDLSTCDESNPDRPDVCDGIPDVCNARAQVGEDDDTLYLEDFSTAGPQNPDEWQLTDDDGSGNLIDQSQVDPFDRKAWWLYPADKPSTRKHARLVQDPNDQGIVLELSQDTTQATNGSYRWFVEGPGIRLPEETMCEWTANECESSSCGKVDPGEWGVISVDFELYIDNSLGGTTYDLYIMEPCVQDEEFAKRAHLRFEDDPADPDAGIIYFEQFAYGGWQFEDAGFANTGLTYPENEWFRLRLVFDRSLHYAVSEEICCGTQRLARWTSPYAADAVALHVFSSLDDTVPASRFFSELGPPRKNVNRGVQVRLESNNQSCDCSQYGRDTSGYDHILHTVDGFSLPNLTDDRIAAQLRGEICGNWSDGQFDCIGQFDPFTEESTIQECWVDADPLVRTWLREHCANWKLPDFVEHEQVCYPGAPDEHDISCDIPDCEDNCPGIRNPWQRDSDLDGWGDACDGYWGKWDKDPSQTQFDGVWGMFDNCPGHYNPARPYRTGSVECADNYWGLPDGYMWQPDSDCDGIGDECDQPSGNGGCLESCCGPSGLNLEHFSFFCSGFADIPFARMAGGLTHEALFDGPAGAGGGGV
- a CDS encoding IS630 family transposase; translation: MVPEHCRDRSRGEGAGTDAQKKSLCAAEQKRRRIKDERRRWRESIAEVDPSKLVFLDESGAKTNMTRLRGRAPRGERVIDHVPAGCWHTTTMLAALRIDRVEAPLVIAGSMDSLVFKGYVEQMLVKTLGEGDVVVMDNLSPHKCAGVQEAIEAVGASVRYLPPYSPDFTPIEPMWSKVKQSLRSAAARTPDDLLTAIGHALRCVTPDDCRGLFDGYGYAATQ
- a CDS encoding transposase is translated as MRPYSMDLRERVVAACDARDGSREAIARRFGVSTAWIRRLLQRRRETGSIAALPQRAGRKRGLDDGQMKKLKAWVAKHPDATLAEIKAGMGLSLSIAAIDRAVKVLGLTLKKSRSARRSRNVGG